CGGGGATCCCATCTTTGTCGGTATCGACCATACAGCCTGCGATGAATGTCACGAAAGCGATCATTCCACCGCCGACCATTTCGGTGATAAGAGAAAGGAGATCGCGTAGTGCGACCTCTCCTTCTTTCCACAGCCACAGCCATGCCGCGTAATATGTCAGCACAAGCACCGTGACCAAGCCGAAATATAAAAAGACAACCCATTTGATAGGTTGCTTCATCCCGACTATTTTGCTTTTTGCTGTCACCGTCAATCGTGACATTGCATCTTTTACCTTGTTCATCATCGTTAATCCTTCCTGCACTTGCAATTGTTGCAGAACGAGTGAAATTCTTCTTCCAAATGCGTTAGGCGGTTTGTATTTGTTTCAATCGCTGTTTCTCCCGCCGCCACTCGCTCCCCCAGTGCCGCCATCTCCTTGCGCCGCTCCTCAAGCGACTTTGCCAGATTATCTACCGACTTTTGCAGTCCATCTATCGACCCTCGCAATGGAGATACGATAAGCCATGTGATGACCATCGCCAGAAGTCCGATGACGTTGATGAAATCGTTCATATCCATACGTTATACCTCCAATGCCACCGCATTGACTTCCTCTGCCGTCATTGCTGCATTGACCTTCGCCTTTGCATCACGGTATGCGACATGAAGTGCGTTGGAACGGACAGCCACCGCCGATACCACCGCGATAAGGTCTTGTGCCGTTACCAGTACCGAATTGTTGTCGGCGAGAGTCCATAAAATAGAACCGTTCGATGCTTGCAACGCGATGATAGCATTATTGATACGCTCTCTTGCCTTTTCATCGTAGTCGTATAGATGACCGTCAACTTCAATATCCTCGACCTCAAGACGGTCGCGGTCTGCTTTGAGAGAAGCGATTTTTGCCGTTTTGACTTCATCAAGCGTAGGTTTGGGAATACCTACGATGCGATACCCACCTTCAATGACCTCCATGTACGCTCTGTTTTGGTTGCACCATGCCGCCGCCTCGGGCGGATATGTCTCTTTAAATGTTTGTCCGATATTAAATGTCATGTGTTATTACCTCCTTATGTCCCACTACCGACATAACTTGATGAGCCATTTGTGAATGTGATGTCATGGCTGGTATCCATCGTGAATGTGTATCTCCCCTTTTTCGTGTTCGTGCCGTCAAGTTTCACATATGTCATGTAAATCCAATCAGCATCGCTAGAGGTATCTTGAGCCGTCACGGTAACACTTGTATCTGGAGCTAAATACACAGACAGACTACCTATATACGACACTCCGTTTATATTTGTCGTTATGGTGAACTTTTCGCTATAGGTAAAGTCTGTAGCCGTTACAGTGAGAAGGTGC
The nucleotide sequence above comes from Selenomonadales bacterium. Encoded proteins:
- a CDS encoding DUF4376 domain-containing protein yields the protein MTFNIGQTFKETYPPEAAAWCNQNRAYMEVIEGGYRIVGIPKPTLDEVKTAKIASLKADRDRLEVEDIEVDGHLYDYDEKARERINNAIIALQASNGSILWTLADNNSVLVTAQDLIAVVSAVAVRSNALHVAYRDAKAKVNAAMTAEEVNAVALEV